CCTGGGGACTTTCCCCGTGGATGTTCCTGATTGTGGTCAACCTGCTTTTACTTGCAGCGGGCAACTTTATGGAACCTTCTGCCATTCTTTTGATAATGGCTCCTATCCTTTTTCCCATTGCTGTTAAACTAGGTATTGATCCAATTCACCTTGGTATTATCATGGTGGTAAACATGGAAATTGGTATGCTTACACCTCCTGTAGGATTGAATTTGTTCGTCATATCCGGAGTAACAGGACATTCCATCGGCTGGGCTATTAAATCCGCTTTGCCATGGCTCTGTGTACTCCTCGTTTTCCTTATGATCATCACCTATGTTCCTCAGGTTTCCCTTTTCCTGCCTGAGTTGCTGGATAAAATACAGGGTTATTAAATAATCCATTTCTGGCATTGATCAAAAACGGTCGTTTTCCATGAAGCAGGAAAGCGGCCGTTTTTTATTTCATGCACTCAATTTTTCTGCTATATCAATATGAAAGTACCTATCCCGCAGGTAAAATCTACTATGGAAAATTCATTTCAAATATACCTTGCATCTCCGAGAGGGTTCTGTGCCGGAGTGGAAAGAGCTATCGAAACAGTAAAACTCTGTCTTGAAAAATATGACAGACCAGTATATGTCCTCCATGAAATTGTTCATAATAAACACGTTATCGGTGAGCTTGAAGAATCCGGTGCTATTTTTGTGGAAAACCTGAAGGCTATCCCAAGGGGTGAAGTCTGTATTTTCAGTGCTCATGGTGTTTCAGTAGAAATTGAAACAGAAGCGGAACTACTCGGTTTACGCACAATTGATGCGACATGCCCCTAGTCGGTAGTGTTCATCGTATGGTTGAAAAATACCACTCACTGGGACACCATGTTATAATTATAGGACATCATAATCACCCGGAAGTTGAAGGAACCGCAGGAAGAGTGAAAAGCGGTGTTCATATTGTTGCCAGTGTGAGGGAAGCCGGATCAGTAGAAATACCAGACAGGAAAAAAGTTGCCTATGTTACCCAGACCACACTCTGTAAAAACGATGTCTCTGATATTCTGGAAATTCTTATTCAGCGGTTTCCAGATATCAAGGGACCTCGGTCCAATATCTGTTTTGCCACTCAGAACAGGCAAAATGCCGTAAAACAGCTCTCCAGAAAATCTGACTTACTCCTGGTGGTGGGATCAAAAAACAGTTCCAATTCAAATCGTCTGAAAGAAGTTGCAATCCAGTGCGGAACAGATGCCCACCTTATTGATGATAAAAATGATATTCATCTCGAATGGTTTCAGGGTGTTGAGAATGTTGGCGTTACGGCTGGTGCATCCGCCCCTGAACGTCTGGTGGAAGGAGTCATTGAATTAATGCTGGACAACGGAGGAAACGAAGTTATTGAACTGGAGGGGACAAAAGAAAACATTCATTTCAAACCTGCCTTGTTTGCTTAACCCGCATTTATCATAAACATTGTGTCAATTTTAAGAATAAAGAAGAATATAAACAGTCAGCCAATCCACAGCAGATCTCACTTACAGGTTTTCTGTTTTTGTGTGGATGAAAACACAGAGTTACAAATCCTGTGACCAGTTACTACGTTTTTATGATGATACCTAAATCTTGCACTTCGGGAATAAAGAAAAAATACTTTTTCCGTATAAACATATAATTATCATGTCGCAGTACGAGCTGCACCCTTGATCCCCCGCATCTCCGGCAGGTAGCGTAGACTCCGAACTTGCCAATTGTGCAGGATTTAGGTGATATTAAAAACTGACTTTGCAACCATCACGAAACCGTCACAGGTTCACAATTATTTCAGCTTCTCTGTCAGTCTGGTCATAGCGGTCTGAACATTTTCATAACTGTTGAATGCAGAAATTCTAATATACTGGTTACCGCATTTGCCAAAACCTCCTCCGGGAGTGCAGACTACACCTGTTTCCCTGAGGAGCATATCAAAAAACTCCCAGGAATCTCTTTTACCGTCTATCCAGATATATGGTGAATTCTCTCCTCCAGCAAATTCATAGTTCAAACTTCTGAATGTATCGCAGACGGCATCAGCATTTCTCATATAATAATCGACAAGAGCTCTGGTTTCTTTTTTCCCTTCCTCACTGTATGTGGCCTCAGCTGCTCGCTGAACGGGGTAGGAAACACCATTGAACTTTGTACAGTGCCGCCTGTGCCAGAGAGAATGAATATGCTGGATATTTCCTTTGCCATCATAGGCCCGGCATTCCTTCGGGACAACGGTATAGGCACATCGTGTTCCGGTAAATCCTGCATTTTTAGAAAAGCTCCTGAATTCTACAGCAACCTCTCTTGCACCTTCAACTTCATAAATAGTCTTTGGAAGAGAATCGTCACGGATAAATGATTCATAGGCAGCGTCGAAAAGGATAAGGGCTTTATGATCCCTGGCATAGTCAACCCAGTTTTTCAGTTCGGTTTTGGAAATTGTTGAACCGGTAGGATTATTGGGAAAGCAGAGATAGATCAGGTCTACTTTATCTTCCGGAAGATCAGGAACAAAATTATTTTCTCTGGTGCTCTCAAGATAAACAACACCCCGGTACCTGCCATCTGCAAACTCTCCAGTCCGACCTGCCATGACATTGGTATCGAGATAAACAGGATAAACCGGATCGGGTATGGCAATGGTTATATCGGAAGTAAAAAGTTCCTGAAAGTTGCCTGTATCACATTTTGCCCCATCGCTGACAAAAATTTCATCACTGGAAATATCAGCTCCACGGCTCTGAAAGTCATTGACCGCTATGGCCTCGCGAAGAAACTCATACCCCTGTTCAGGTCCATAACCTCTGAAGGTTGCATCATCGGCCATTTCATCCACAGCTTTATGAAAGGCGGCAATTGAAGTAGGTGTCAATCCCTTTGTAACATCGCCGATACCAAGCTTTATCACATCAATTTCCGGGTTTTCCTTCTGAAAGGAGGTCACACGTGCAGCTATGTCTGAAAAGAGGTATGATGCCTGGAGCTTAAAATAGTGTTCATTGAGAGTAATCATAAACAATCGAATCCTGTTATTATGAATAAAAAAATGATTATATGAAACTCGGCCTGATACGACAGGCACATCTCAAACTTGGACGAGATTCATGGATAATCAGAATAAAAACGACATATTAACCTGCAACTGTATTGCTGAATTATCAAGCTCAGCCATTTATGAGTCTGTTGATTTACACCCCTGGGCCGCAGCAGACAATGAAAATCCGACTGCGGCAGAATACCTATCGTGGCGGGATTTTCAGATAAATTCTGAACCTGATTTTTACTATAATTAAATGGTTCCAAGTGTCAACAATCAAGATAGTGTAAATGAGAAGGTTTTAAAACCCGGGAGCAAAACGAATATGAATCAAGCCGGAAAAACTGTTTTTTTCAGGAAAGATTATAAAGCACCTGAATATTCGATAGAAAAAATCGACCTCAACTTTCAATTGTACGATACCAAAACAAAGGTTACGGCAATAAGCTGTGTTCGAAGAAATAATAAAGAAAATCGAAGCCCCTTAATCCTCAATGGAGAGAACCTGCAACTCATCTCCGTTAAAATTGATGGTAATGTTCTTTCTTCTTCTGAATATATACTGGATAATACCAGCCTTACTGTTCTCACACCACCGGCTGTTTTTGAGCTCGAAATAGTAACGGAAATTTACCCACAGGAAAACAAGGCACTGGAAGGGTTATATCAATCCGGCCCTATCTTCTGTACCCAGTGTGAAGCAGAGGGTTTCAGGAAAATCACCTATTACCCGGATCGACCTGACATCCTTGCTGTTTTTACCACCAGGATTGAAGCAGATGTCGAGAAATGCCCGGTGATGCTCTCCAACGGCAATCTCATCGAAACAGGGTCTGTTGAGGAGGGCGGCCGTCATTTTGTCGTCTGGAAAGATCCATTTCCAAAGCCCTGTTATCTTTTTGCCCTTGTTGCCGGCAGACTTTCCTGTGTTAATGACGAATTTATTACCAGCTCAGGTCGGGCGGTTGACCTGAAGATCTATGTTGAAGAAAAGAATCTGAACAAATGTGACCATGCCATGGTCTCCCTGAAAAAGGCAATGGAATGGGATGAAAAGACCTATGGGCTTGAGTACGACCTTGATACC
The DNA window shown above is from Desulfomarina profundi and carries:
- a CDS encoding LL-diaminopimelate aminotransferase gives rise to the protein MITLNEHYFKLQASYLFSDIAARVTSFQKENPEIDVIKLGIGDVTKGLTPTSIAAFHKAVDEMADDATFRGYGPEQGYEFLREAIAVNDFQSRGADISSDEIFVSDGAKCDTGNFQELFTSDITIAIPDPVYPVYLDTNVMAGRTGEFADGRYRGVVYLESTRENNFVPDLPEDKVDLIYLCFPNNPTGSTISKTELKNWVDYARDHKALILFDAAYESFIRDDSLPKTIYEVEGAREVAVEFRSFSKNAGFTGTRCAYTVVPKECRAYDGKGNIQHIHSLWHRRHCTKFNGVSYPVQRAAEATYSEEGKKETRALVDYYMRNADAVCDTFRSLNYEFAGGENSPYIWIDGKRDSWEFFDMLLRETGVVCTPGGGFGKCGNQYIRISAFNSYENVQTAMTRLTEKLK